CATCTTCTAATTCAAGACACATCtctccaaagaaaagaaaagagggaaaACGCTTAATGAAACAACAGTATAAGAAGTTATAGCTCTTCAAATATTTACTCTTTTGTCATTTAATTATGAAATCATGCAATTACACAGGGAAAACGATCTCATAGTAAATGCCCTTTTTCTGCCATTGACACAATTCGGAAGACAAATTGCAAGTGAGGAACAGGAAGTGTTTGAGGGAGTCCCTCCTGGTGAGGATTCGCAGTGTCTCAAATTTGCAATTGGATGAGTTAAGACTGATTGGCCTTACCACTGCTGATGTTTTCTTAGATGACAATTGTATCAATAAGGTGTTGTAGGACTCTCTCCAGCTCCTCTCCAGTGCTCCATTCATGGACTTGTGCCTTGATTAGTGTTGGATTGCTACAAATACGGTTCCACAGAGGATAATTCTTCCTTGGCATCACATAATCGCTTTCCCCAAGCTTCAGAGTTGGGCAATAATCGCCATTACCATCTCCAAGGTAAATGAATCTTTTTTTGCCACTTTCAGAAACAGAAGCTTGGATTTGGCCAATCACCAGACCCTATCACGGAAGCCACACAATCAGAACCAGTTTTAAATGGAAAAAAGGTGCTACTATCAGAAGATAAAAGTAAACCCTTTTTTACAATCCCCCAACGCCAAAAGTAAAGGAAATACGAGTCTTGTAAATTGTAAACTGCTTAAGTTACAAGATGCCAGAGACGATATAAATGATATCAACCGACTTTGTTCCATATACTCTGCAATGGAGAGGCATTTCTTGTAGGAGTGAGGGAAGGGAAGGAGGGTTTGACACAAATATATGGTTTTCAACCAGAAGCAAAAAGAttatattcatccaaaaaatattAAGTTGTGCTTTCAAATCCCActcaaacaaaattgaaaagccACTAGTTCCGTTGGCCTCCTATTCCCCGTTATCTTTCATTAGTAATAATTTCAGTAAATAAATATAGGGATCATACTCGTGGCCTCACCCTTCGCCCCTTATTTAAGGGAAAAGAAGATGTCATTTGGTCCAAAACTAATCAATTGTAAGAATGAACCACAGCCTAAAAGAAAGTAGCATCCTAAgccttttttttccctctccgTCAACGATTGTGGAAGGTGGGTTTGATTCAAATGAAGAATCCCTCTATCTGGAATTTACCATGATCAAAGTATTTGTCAACTGGCTCAGCTATATGGAAAACATTAGAAGCTATTAGAGCCCTTTCTCAGTTTCTCCGATTAAAAGTGGAACAGAAACGAAGTTCTTCTCTTGTCTATGTTATCAAACGAGCTTCAATTACTACAACCAACCAATCAAACAGTTAAGGGACTTGCAAACATTACAATATAACGTAATGCCAGCTATACCTCCAATACAACATCCAAAATTAATTACTCATATAATATGGATGAAAGAAAATTTCTATCCTTTTTTGGGCAGACATTGTTATAGTACCTTGCACATATGTGAAGGGCACAATTTGCAACCGTGAGGAGATGAACTTGAATCATGAAAGGGAAAGATCCTAAGCCGTCCCTCTTCATCCACAAAACTTGGGTTTGTGTAAATCACAGAAAAGCACCCCAATAGACCATGATGCTCCAAGATTGCCTCAATGTAAAACCGGTTCGCATCGCTAATTACAATCAAGTCACATCTGAAACAATAACAAACCACAGTTGCCACCATAACAACCTTTTACCATCAACCATTAACAAGTAGCAATTCCCACTAACAACAATGAGctggtaaaaagaaaaaaaaaattacccaagAGCATGAGCTGCTCTAATAGCCGAGACAATACACGGGTCCAACGGAGTCCGTTTCAGGCACTCCATAATGTCCTCGGCAGTTTTGCCTTGTAAGTGTAGCTCCTTCATCATCCTATCCTAAAATCAATGAACAGATAAATTTAACGAAAACCCGAGTGGGTGTTCATGTGAAAGATATTGAAAAGAGTGAAGGAAAGTATAGAAACCATAAGAGAGTTCCAAGGCAAGGTAGAGCGGAGCTCGTTGAAGAGGCGGGTGAGACCCATCTCTGTGATTACCCAATTGTCGCTATCACCGTCGATGATCGTTCGGTCAAAGTCAAACGCCACCACCGCTGTTGCTCCCGCCATTCTGGCCACCGGAGCTCGGTTTTTCGGGCGACCAAAAGATCAAGCTTATGCCTTTGCTGAAGTTATATGCGCCGTCAGATTATGTAGAGCCTCTATCAGTGGTTGGATACGAGGATCGATAGATTCGATAGCTCGcgtctcaaaaaaaaaaaaaaaatcaaaaaattagtTAGCGTTAAATTTACGACACCAAAACATCGAGGGCATAACACCCCTTCATATGAGAGTGGGGCCCAATATGTGGGGAGCTATCCTCATGTGAAAGGATGTTGTGTACTTATTGTTATAGTGTAGTGCAAAAATCAAATCCCCTTTAcataacaaaaagataaaaatgaccttaaatttttttgataagataaatatgttcttataaattaaaaaaaaaaatttaaatttaaaactaaaactaaaaaactaaaaataaaaaaataattttttttttttaaaaaaaacaaattaaaaaattaactaaaaaaaaaaagaacgaaaaagaaagtttatttttttttttaaaaaaaaaaagaaaagcaaatgataaaataacttaaaatgataaataaaaaaaataaaaagaaaaagaacattttttttttaaaaaaaacgaaaaaataaatgaaaattacttcttttttttaaaaaaaataaataaaataacaataaacaaaccaaaaaagaaaaagaaaaaacagcttttaatttttaattttatttttttggtataaatttttgttattttatattttattttaataattttattagtttttattttattttaataattttatgaagggtatttttgtcatttgggggacattgacattttttggtagtttagggaggaacattgacacaattggtagtttgggggtgcATTGACaataaagtggtagtttgagggggttatgtgtactttttccattttttttcaaactaattattggatctgttttcttacatgtaaatcctacatatttaatgattaatttttttttaaaaaaagttagaattgtACAGAAgttataaacatatcatatatatgagtaatgtttcttacacaactctcacacaacttttgcacaactctaactactttttgttatgatcagccattggatttgttttcgaacatgtgggtcctaaatattcaatggttgattttaaaagaaagttattagagttgtgtaaaagttgtacaaaaattgtgtaagaaacattactccatatatatatatagaataatgatagttgtacaccaagtgtacaacaaatgtacaacaccccttcacaaggggtgGGCCTCACAGTGTGTGGGGGCCACCCCttgtgaagggttgttgtacatttgttgtacaACTATCactccccatatatatatatatatatatatattttgttgagaGGGGTATTAGGTACACAACTTGTGCACAACAATCCATCGTATGGATTGTTGTGCACAAGTTGCAAATATtattatactatttttttataaataaaagattctagagatagagataaagatacaatacatttacaacttttatacatTGACAAATTTGAGAATCGAATATGAAACAAAGATATGATAGgtttacaacttctatacaaGACTGATTTGAGAATCGAATGCTTTGTTTATTACATGGGGGAATATGGTTAGGTCAGGCCATGATTCTAAAATGAGctgtaattttaaatcaaacaAATGAGTCCTGAGATTCCCGATTAGAATTCATTATAAATGGGTTGGCTGGTAATTGGTATATTATTATGAGCCTCTGCCATCACAGCCGTTGCACTCATTCATGTGAAATATTAAACATATCTTTACAAAATGCAAGTGACCCATATCAGCCGCTGCCCTCATTTATAGCCAAGCCATGATTATTAGTGCCAAATAGTAATGAAAATTGAGgttgcaagagagagagagagagagaagcacaAGTTGAATAATGGAGATTCGGAGAAGCTCCTCTGTTATTGATTGCTCGTCATCATAAATAAATCTCAGTCCATTATAGAATTTACAGGCACAACTCAATGATTCCTTTGACTACAAATGAATGAAGGAATGCAAGTCTGATCCCTATACGTATTCTGTAATATTCTTCCCTTCTCTATCTACAACCCCTCCAACCaatctactttttttaattgattcacaaacaaaaaagaacaaaaaaattgaacatcTTCCGAATCATGagtcaaattaattccaattcTACCTCTCTTCCGCCTTAAACATCGAGCGAAATACGCGTCTTTATCGGTTTTAGCTTCAAACCCATGCTTTCTGGAGAGAGAAGTTCTGGGGAGATGCAAGATGGGCTGAGCGGACTCCTCGGGCTGTCGCTGAAGTGGCACGGCCTATACAACCCGTACCCCATGAAGAAGAACTCCATGGGTATCAACATTGCATGCGGTTGCTCCTCTGTCACCATTGATCCACAAGCCTGGACCTGCACTAACAATACATCCATTAAAAAACACAGCCTTCGCACATTCATGCACATTTATTCGACTGAATCTGAAGAATAACATGTGATTAGGACATTGTGAACTTGGAATTCTGGATTTATCATCAAGTTTACAATAATTACTCTGGAAGGATATCATACATAGTTTCCAAAGATTAATCAATCAGTAAAAAAGTCCCAGCAGTCATTGTAAGCATTGAACCCTTGCTAACAAGACCCTAAGTGGTCcacctataaataagagagaaattacCCTTCTAAGTGGTTCCTTGATAGTGTGCATTTGCATTATACAGATATTCCTAGAGATGCTTTGCAACACATACCTCAACTAAGGCACTAAATCTCCGGTCCAGTTTTGAAATCATGTCGAGAGCCTCAGAATGGAAAGGAGAGCTATCCCCAACAAAAATTAGCGTACGGCATCTTAGTCTCTTCAGCCCTTCAGCGATGTCTGGTCTCCTGCAAGTTGGCAATACAAAATTGCAGCACAGAAACATATACATTTAATATAATCTTTGAAGATTTTATACACGCCCACAAAGAAGTACGACTGGGGAAGCAGCTATGCAACAGTTTTTACCTATTGATTGCTTGAAGAAACCGGAAAACATTTATGCTCTGCCTCTCATCGAGTAACTGAGGAAACATATATGTCATGGGGATCAAACAAGTGTCACCTTTTGAAAAATCCACTATTTTAAGAACGAAAAGGGAtgggagaaagaaagagaatcaAATTCAAGAGAAGGTAACAGTTTTGGGTAAAGGAATTTAAAAATTAGCTTAAACACTGACTCTTCTGCATGCTTGGACTATATCTGATTCTGGAACTCCCGCATTACCACGAACTTCCTGTTAAAATTTATAGCAACACCATCACCCCGTGAACCTAATAAAACCATGTAGTATGAGCAAGTACACTTCACCACAGTTGAAGCACTAGAATACCTTGCTGAAGTACCGCTGAAGCAAACACTCTTTCAGCAAACCACACATGCCATAAAAATATAGCAAATTTGACATCACCTACAGACAATATGCAACTTTAGTTATAACAATTGAAATATATGCATGTTTACTTGTAAGAATAGCAATACGGCATCAAGAAGGAACCTTATTATATATCCATTCAGTCCAAGAGGGTGCTTTGCATAAAGGGGACACAAGTATTAAACCAAGAACACGTTCCCTATATTTCATCTGTAACATGAAACCTTGATCAGTGGACCAATAATTGAAGAAGTTTGAAAACATACAGGTCACAATATTCCAGAAGGGCACATACTGCAAATAGGGTAAGGATGTAGGCACCCGCTGTTACCCCCATGCACATCACTGCACCGAGCCTGTAGAAGGATATAATAATGTAATAAGAAAGCAAATTAAAAACACAGGATCTCATCTGAGAAAACACCAGTGAAGACATTTCATGCGTAAAATCCCCCACCGTCTTGTTAACAAGCATGACAAAAACTTCACCTTGCATACTATTACAACTTCAAATTAAGAgcttcaaatataaaaaaaaaaaattacaataaatcaccaagaagattttttaaaataatatttacccAAAAAAGTTGAGAACCTCAATGATCTGATCCGCTAAATCATCAACAGAAGGTACAGAATCTTCAGGACAAATTGCAGCAGCTCCTAACTGCAAGAACTCTTATGAAAGTTCCAGAAGAGAAATTATGTGAATAATAACATTCAGTCGTAATGCATGCAATACATTTTCCAAATAGTTAAATCagctaaattataaaaaatacagTCAAGTAAACCAATTACAGACCTCATGCCCAGGGGGACTGATATGGTAAATGCAGAAGTTGTGGAGCAACAAAGAAGCTGCTTCAGGACAGAAAAATAATCCTTGAAAACAAGACACGTCTGCTCAAAAGTATTGATAACTAGATCAATAGCTGTGATAATGTTacatatataaaggaaaaagatttGCACATActaatttatgaaaattattaCTGTAAATTAAAGGGTCGTGAACCAGATATTTACAAGAGCAaccaaaggaaaaacaagaaactcgtgcactttttttttcttttaaattttaaaaaaatagatttacAATTTTAAGCCTAGTTCCCAACCCCAGGACACCCACCCCATGCCCACTACAAGGCCACAGCAACTGACTCCATTGCAGATTGCACTTACGATTTAAAGCTAAATCAGGATAAGTAAGTAGTGCTGGCTTGTCTTGGTCTCCATAGACTATAACAGACACAGAACCACGGCCAGTTCTTATAAGATGTTCCTGTAGTTgacaaaattataataaaagtgtTACGAACAGAGAAATAAGCACAGaactatatatacacacacatcaACATGTAGAGCAAAAATTCTAAGAAATCATCAAAGAGGTGCACTTTAAAACTGTTTCATCACCATAATATCTTCAATTGCGCAGGTATTTTGTGAAAAGAGTCAACCTCCAGTTAAGTAAGAGGAATCAATTGTTTACTATACAAGTAAGCGAAAAATGGCAGCTTTATCCAGAGAATTTAATTCCCCAAACGAGCTTCCCCATGTGCATTCACCCCTTTTTCAGACGACCCAAAACTAACTAGCCACATCATATTGACATAACTTCAAAAGATAGATGAAACAAAGAAGCAATTCCAGATTTCAATCATtgtattcttttctctttttaataaaaaaggggTGACAGTTAAAAAGGAAGGCACGGAATCTCACATATTTAAAGAAGACATTGACTAGACTGATCGAATGACCaataaaaaataggaaaagaaagtGAAACATAAAGAAACAGCTAGACGTCTCcatataataaaaagaaataagacaGAGAAAGGTGTAGCTTAGGTTTCTTCAATGAACTGTAACACAATTTGATCCAAAGAATGAATTCACCAAAGGATCCGATTTCTTTTAGGCTAAAAAGCATCATACAAGAAGAAAGGAATCTCAACCccccaaaataaaaatctacAAACAACAAGAAGGAATCAAGAAGACAAAATCCTCGTAACCCAATTCAGATTGAATACCTAATAAATAAAGGTTTATAAATCATTCTTTCCAAATTATCAAATTGAACCCAAACATCAAATACTTTTCCATAAAAGGGAACAAAATTAAAGGACACTAtttacgatatatatatatatatatatatatatatatatatatatatatatatatatatatatattgacagaGGAAACTGCGTCAGCAGCTTCACCAGAAGAATGGGATTTGTGAAATTGCAAAATTAGCAAATAAATATGAGCATACAACCTAAAAAAGACAACTGGGTACATTAATGGAAAGAATGACTCTTCCCATAatgccaaaaattaaaaaataataataataataataataaataaaataaaattaggaaatAAAGAATGCCCAGATTCGGAAATCATAATTTCCGAACTTCTATACCCCAAAAATCAAATCTTTCCAtaagttgggaaaaaaaataaaaacaacccATCATTTGTTGCGAAGAAAAACCAATGATTCTCACTCTTTGATTttccaaacaacaaaacaagCCCATTTCTTTTCCAATCTTTCTCGGCAAACAAACAAGGCATCACCCACAACCAATCCACTCAAATGCAGTACAGCAAGGTCccggaaaaatgcaaaaaactgCTTGAAATTGATTCATAATAAGCGAAAAAACAAAAGCGGTAAAAACGAATACTTTCTTGCAGAAAAACACGAACCTTTCCACCGAGATAGATCTTCTCCATATCAACGGAAACGGAGTCGTTGGATTCTGCCATGGCCGTAGTTCTCTGCGTCTCAAAGCCCCacagcctctctctctctctctctctctctcaaactctctctctgaaattagCCTTTGGCTTCGATGGCTTATATACAAAGCGATTCTCTCTCTTAATTtatgtctatctctctctctctctcactataAAAAATAACCTACGGTTAACCACCACCGACGCTCTAACACCGTCCATACTAACTGAATTTTGCCCTGTGACcatggtcaatttttttttaaccgcgCTAGCTATGTTGTTAACTTGTTATTGACCTCGAACCAGATTACACGGCGTCGTTTGCATTCACCATTCCTTATACAGTTATATATCAGAATATACCTTTTATGGTTAATATTAGATTTTATTCCTCATACATATTACCgcataataaatatataatcccatcatttaaattttaaacaaatataatactatataaattattaaatataatacaataaaatctaaatcataaaataatttctttttaattactcgaaatgaaaaaaaaaaaaaaatcatattttcttgtagtcaacataattcttaatttttagtTACAATTTTTATTAGGCATATAATTCTCgtatacatttaaaaaaaacgaCAGAaactttttataaattgatttgtaaaaaattcataaaaaccaaccaaaaatagTGATGTGTATCATTTGCATATGAAAAGCAcagtttttttaattgcatgtaCACATCGAGTAATTCTAGACGTCATACTCATGTCTTTTTTGTGTTCCTCTAAAAAtaatgtgtcttttaaaattacaatttgatcaaaatttaataataatata
The Alnus glutinosa chromosome 14, dhAlnGlut1.1, whole genome shotgun sequence genome window above contains:
- the LOC133857256 gene encoding thiamine phosphate phosphatase-like protein gives rise to the protein MAGATAVVAFDFDRTIIDGDSDNWVITEMGLTRLFNELRSTLPWNSLMDRMMKELHLQGKTAEDIMECLKRTPLDPCIVSAIRAAHALGCDLIVISDANRFYIEAILEHHGLLGCFSVIYTNPSFVDEEGRLRIFPFHDSSSSPHGCKLCPSHMCKGLVIGQIQASVSESGKKRFIYLGDGNGDYCPTLKLGESDYVMPRKNYPLWNRICSNPTLIKAQVHEWSTGEELERVLQHLIDTIVI
- the LOC133857983 gene encoding protein NDL1-like isoform X1; this translates as MAESNDSVSVDMEKIYLGGKEHLIRTGRGSVSVIVYGDQDKPALLTYPDLALNHVSCFQGLFFCPEAASLLLHNFCIYHISPPGHELGAAAICPEDSVPSVDDLADQIIEVLNFFGLGAVMCMGVTAGAYILTLFAMKYRERVLGLILVSPLCKAPSWTEWIYNKVMSNLLYFYGMCGLLKECLLQRYFSKEVRGNAGVPESDIVQACRRLLDERQSINVFRFLQAINRRPDIAEGLKRLRCRTLIFVGDSSPFHSEALDMISKLDRRFSALVEVQACGSMVTEEQPHAMLIPMEFFFMGYGLYRPCHFSDSPRSPLSPSCISPELLSPESMGLKLKPIKTRISLDV
- the LOC133857983 gene encoding protein NDL1-like isoform X2; amino-acid sequence: MAESNDSVSVDMEKIYLGGKEHLIRTGRGSVSVIVYGDQDKPALLTYPDLALNPSLLLHNFCIYHISPPGHELGAAAICPEDSVPSVDDLADQIIEVLNFFGLGAVMCMGVTAGAYILTLFAMKYRERVLGLILVSPLCKAPSWTEWIYNKVMSNLLYFYGMCGLLKECLLQRYFSKEVRGNAGVPESDIVQACRRLLDERQSINVFRFLQAINRRPDIAEGLKRLRCRTLIFVGDSSPFHSEALDMISKLDRRFSALVEVQACGSMVTEEQPHAMLIPMEFFFMGYGLYRPCHFSDSPRSPLSPSCISPELLSPESMGLKLKPIKTRISLDV